From the genome of Turicibacter faecis, one region includes:
- a CDS encoding PBP1A family penicillin-binding protein — translation MKKNKGKFSFTLLQAIGTIFKSFILVGLLGGIAAMMIGSFILIKTIETAPELDVSKIYATESTIIYDKDGNIIDELGIQKREWVSYQDISPVLIDAIIATEDSKFYEHSGADWQRFLVALIGNLQSGDFDQGASTLTQQLIKQTHLTSEKSIDRKIKELYLAIKIEKQLTKEQIIEAYLNYSPFGGGINGIQKAAEYYFGTTANDLTLSQAATLAGLVQAPENYRPDRYADSAEKRRDIVLKLMVKHGYITKDLANLAAAEPITDMLVYHKSDEFDNTKYQSFIDAVLNEIENKYDLDPYSGLQIYTTLDPEAQSLVYDIQNSNKYVDWSATGLAKSTDVQSGIVFMDTQTGQVRAIGGGVNEEGVERGVNFATQLKRQPGSTAKPIFAYGPAIEYLKWGSGTTLDDELYTYQDGSGRIVHNYNHEYQGRMTIRYALNKSLNVPAVKAFNAVGAKDVQAFAENLGFEFNDEETLYESMAIGGASTGYSPLQMAAAYATFGNGGIYNEPITVEKIITNDGTVIKADQESHRAISEETAYLLTDMLHTVMTEGTGTTANVGSMYLSGKTGTTNLDPSERSKYGYPDNAIRDSWFVGYSNYYTAAIWTGFNENKDGYITQSSQSKPWYVFNTLMKYLNPAGYEEPKRPSSIQSHSIEQESGDKDGEVQSPSKFTPSQYISSELFIKGHGPKGTSTRFQQLSTPKNFAGSYTGSALQFSWDHIKGYTLSTSEITSQIANAASLATKATNISQMPKLNPTESELRMMLKQIQIIGATVYDVYARDYAGSEVLLGSTTSNALTIDNVSIGDMARYKDFYIRARYENSGALTSENSNSITINCENCSKPVTIPNMKGWTKQQVEEWASTNGVNVSYSETASNEVDAGLVLSTSPATGTIFPGETLSVVIASAQLVVPNFKNESDFISQYQAWASLNSVNVSIKEEFHATLPKGAYIGSNPGIGSAISPGSTLTITISKGPKGNDSTTPPPSTGPDQSPDQSPDDLPDDENSGILGFPENDDSTD, via the coding sequence ATGAAGAAAAACAAAGGTAAATTTTCCTTCACCCTGCTCCAAGCAATTGGGACTATATTTAAATCCTTTATATTAGTGGGGCTGCTAGGGGGAATTGCTGCCATGATGATCGGGAGTTTTATTCTCATAAAAACAATTGAGACAGCTCCTGAACTCGATGTATCAAAAATTTATGCAACAGAATCAACAATCATTTATGATAAGGACGGAAATATTATCGATGAGCTCGGAATCCAAAAGCGTGAATGGGTTTCCTACCAAGATATCTCTCCTGTGTTAATTGATGCAATTATTGCAACAGAGGATTCAAAATTCTATGAGCATTCAGGTGCCGATTGGCAACGTTTCCTAGTCGCCCTCATCGGAAACCTTCAATCGGGTGATTTTGATCAAGGTGCAAGTACATTAACACAACAGCTAATTAAGCAAACACACTTAACAAGTGAAAAAAGTATTGATCGTAAAATCAAAGAATTATACCTAGCTATTAAAATTGAAAAACAACTAACAAAAGAACAAATCATTGAAGCCTATTTAAATTATTCACCTTTCGGGGGTGGAATCAATGGGATTCAAAAAGCGGCAGAATACTATTTTGGGACAACAGCAAATGATTTAACCCTTTCTCAAGCCGCAACATTGGCAGGGCTTGTACAGGCACCTGAAAATTACCGTCCTGACCGCTATGCCGATTCGGCAGAAAAACGTCGCGATATCGTTTTAAAATTAATGGTTAAGCACGGTTATATCACAAAAGACTTAGCAAATCTCGCTGCTGCTGAACCGATTACTGATATGCTCGTTTATCATAAATCAGATGAATTCGATAATACGAAGTATCAGTCATTCATTGATGCCGTCTTAAATGAAATCGAAAACAAATATGATTTAGACCCTTACTCTGGTCTTCAAATCTACACGACTTTAGACCCTGAGGCGCAATCACTTGTTTACGATATCCAAAACTCTAACAAGTATGTTGATTGGTCGGCAACTGGATTAGCTAAGTCAACAGATGTTCAATCAGGAATTGTTTTTATGGATACCCAAACCGGACAAGTTCGTGCGATTGGTGGTGGCGTTAATGAAGAAGGCGTAGAGCGTGGAGTTAACTTTGCGACACAATTAAAACGTCAACCGGGTTCAACCGCTAAACCCATCTTCGCATATGGACCGGCGATCGAATATTTAAAATGGGGATCTGGGACAACACTTGATGATGAATTATATACCTATCAAGATGGAAGTGGACGTATTGTCCATAACTATAACCATGAATATCAAGGGCGTATGACAATCCGTTATGCCCTTAACAAATCATTAAACGTTCCTGCCGTAAAAGCCTTTAATGCTGTAGGAGCAAAAGATGTTCAAGCCTTTGCTGAAAACTTAGGATTTGAGTTTAACGATGAAGAAACATTATATGAATCAATGGCCATCGGTGGAGCTTCAACAGGATACTCGCCTCTTCAAATGGCAGCGGCCTATGCAACATTTGGAAATGGTGGAATCTATAACGAGCCGATTACAGTTGAAAAAATTATTACAAATGATGGAACTGTCATTAAGGCAGACCAAGAATCTCATCGTGCAATCAGTGAGGAAACAGCCTATTTACTAACAGATATGCTACATACCGTTATGACTGAGGGAACAGGAACAACAGCTAATGTCGGTAGCATGTACTTATCTGGAAAAACAGGAACAACAAACCTTGATCCATCTGAACGTTCAAAATATGGATATCCTGACAATGCCATTCGCGATTCATGGTTTGTTGGTTATTCTAATTACTATACTGCCGCTATTTGGACAGGATTTAATGAAAATAAAGACGGATACATTACACAATCCTCACAATCTAAACCATGGTATGTCTTCAACACATTGATGAAGTACTTAAATCCTGCAGGATATGAGGAACCTAAGCGTCCAAGCAGCATTCAATCCCATTCAATCGAGCAAGAAAGTGGTGATAAAGACGGTGAAGTACAATCGCCATCGAAATTTACACCAAGTCAATATATTTCATCTGAGTTATTTATTAAAGGACATGGACCTAAGGGAACATCTACTCGTTTCCAACAATTAAGTACCCCTAAAAACTTTGCAGGTTCTTATACAGGTTCAGCTCTTCAGTTTTCATGGGACCATATCAAAGGATATACACTTTCAACCTCTGAAATCACTTCTCAGATTGCTAACGCCGCAAGTTTAGCAACAAAGGCAACGAATATTAGTCAGATGCCTAAATTAAATCCAACCGAATCTGAACTGCGCATGATGCTAAAACAAATTCAGATTATCGGAGCAACAGTTTATGATGTTTATGCACGAGATTACGCTGGTAGTGAAGTCTTACTAGGTTCAACCACAAGTAATGCCTTAACAATTGATAATGTTTCAATTGGTGATATGGCACGCTACAAGGATTTCTACATTCGTGCACGTTACGAAAATTCAGGTGCCCTAACAAGTGAAAACTCTAATTCTATTACAATCAACTGTGAAAATTGCTCAAAACCTGTGACCATCCCTAATATGAAAGGTTGGACAAAACAACAAGTTGAAGAATGGGCATCAACAAATGGAGTTAATGTTTCTTACTCGGAAACAGCATCAAATGAAGTAGATGCCGGTCTTGTTCTTTCAACCTCTCCGGCAACAGGTACAATTTTCCCAGGTGAAACATTAAGTGTTGTCATCGCGTCGGCTCAATTAGTTGTACCAAACTTTAAAAATGAGTCTGATTTCATTAGTCAGTATCAAGCGTGGGCTTCATTAAATTCAGTCAATGTCTCAATTAAAGAAGAATTCCATGCAACATTACCAAAAGGAGCTTATATTGGTTCAAATCCTGGAATTGGATCGGCTATTTCCCCAGGTTCAACCTTAACCATTACTATTTCAAAAGGACCTAAAGGCAATGATTCAACAACGCCGCCACCAAGTACTGGACCTGACCAATCACCCGATCAGTCACCTGATGACCTTCCAGATGATGAGAACTCAGGCATTCTAGGATTTCCTGAAAATGATGACTCAACAGACTAA
- the recU gene encoding Holliday junction resolvase RecU, producing the protein MVNYPHKKKPTLKSTSEKTISFGKRGMSFEDDLTKSNEHYLAANKAVIHKKPTPVQIVKVHYPKRAAAVITEAYFRTPSTTDFNGVFKGKYIDFEAKETLNATLFPLQNLHEHQVNHMMAVNKNGGITFLLVKFAKFNEIYLLPCENLATFWQEYKLGSRRSISRKEFAQYGTMIPEGAFPRIDYLKVVEELFL; encoded by the coding sequence GTGGTAAATTATCCTCATAAAAAGAAACCAACACTTAAGAGTACGAGCGAAAAAACAATTTCATTTGGAAAGCGCGGAATGTCTTTTGAAGATGATTTAACAAAATCAAATGAACATTATTTGGCAGCCAATAAGGCGGTTATTCATAAAAAGCCGACTCCTGTTCAAATTGTTAAAGTTCATTACCCTAAACGTGCAGCAGCTGTCATTACAGAGGCATACTTTAGAACGCCCTCTACAACAGACTTCAATGGAGTCTTTAAAGGGAAATACATTGATTTTGAAGCCAAGGAAACTTTAAACGCTACTCTCTTTCCTTTACAGAATTTACACGAGCATCAAGTAAATCATATGATGGCCGTCAATAAAAATGGGGGGATAACTTTTTTACTCGTAAAATTTGCAAAATTTAATGAAATTTATCTACTACCGTGTGAAAACCTTGCAACGTTTTGGCAAGAATATAAATTAGGTAGTAGACGTTCTATTTCTCGGAAAGAATTTGCGCAATATGGAACGATGATTCCTGAAGGAGCTTTTCCACGAATTGATTACTTAAAAGTAGTTGAAGAACTTTTCTTATAA
- a CDS encoding helix-turn-helix domain-containing protein — translation MDFSNKESNQQLADYLREQRQNQNLDLEEVSAKIGVPIQHLKSIEQGDFERFDSFYLKMYIKKYATYLSLNVGELYQQFYGNQIQKEVEVKIHKQQVERRNQNLGRIAGVICGILVIGLGIFYVVDMVKSAEPKEDKNIVINNPNSSTLLEAEKKEDKDLSEEKPSKQDEAPKAEEPVVNETVDIKLISQQNKELVFDVTTKKTEVDLKLEFTASCWLSMTLGTQNLIPGETYQAGGVFEHKVTNDQFGTLELNVGDATAVRVLVDNQPLEFQPSSPHQYIKINLKTE, via the coding sequence ATGGATTTTTCAAATAAAGAAAGCAATCAACAATTAGCTGATTATTTGCGAGAACAACGACAAAATCAAAACCTTGACCTAGAAGAAGTATCTGCTAAAATTGGTGTTCCAATTCAGCATTTAAAAAGTATTGAGCAAGGTGATTTTGAACGATTTGATTCGTTTTATTTGAAAATGTATATTAAAAAGTATGCAACATATTTATCGTTGAATGTTGGGGAGTTGTATCAACAATTTTACGGAAATCAAATTCAAAAAGAGGTTGAGGTAAAAATTCATAAGCAACAGGTTGAAAGAAGAAATCAAAACCTAGGACGGATTGCGGGGGTTATTTGCGGTATTTTAGTCATCGGGCTAGGCATTTTTTATGTCGTTGATATGGTTAAAAGTGCAGAGCCGAAAGAGGATAAAAATATTGTAATTAATAATCCAAATTCTTCAACGTTACTTGAGGCTGAGAAGAAGGAAGATAAAGATCTCAGTGAAGAGAAACCATCAAAACAGGATGAAGCTCCTAAGGCTGAGGAACCTGTTGTGAATGAAACGGTGGATATAAAATTAATTTCTCAACAAAATAAAGAACTTGTTTTTGATGTGACAACCAAAAAAACTGAGGTAGATTTAAAGTTAGAATTTACCGCATCTTGTTGGTTGAGTATGACGCTAGGAACGCAGAATCTAATTCCAGGGGAAACGTATCAAGCGGGTGGAGTATTTGAGCATAAAGTAACGAATGATCAGTTTGGAACGTTAGAACTGAATGTCGGGGATGCAACAGCAGTTCGTGTTTTAGTTGATAATCAACCGCTTGAATTTCAACCATCAAGTCCGCATCAATATATAAAAATTAATCTGAAAACTGAGTAG
- the pgsA gene encoding CDP-diacylglycerol--glycerol-3-phosphate 3-phosphatidyltransferase, protein MNLANKLTLLRIILIPFFIVCFYIPSLIVNTVAVNNYLIPYANLLGLIIFLLAAITDFIDGYVARKYNMITDFGKFMDPLADKLLVTAALLVLLENGLISGWVVFVILAREFIVTGFRTIAASKGVVIAAGWLGKIKTVVQFMMISTLLLLNYPFEIFNWPVDRIFIALAVVLTVASGVEYIYKNLHIFDEAK, encoded by the coding sequence ATGAACTTAGCAAATAAGTTAACATTGTTACGTATTATTTTAATTCCATTTTTTATTGTGTGTTTCTATATTCCAAGTTTAATTGTCAACACAGTAGCTGTTAATAATTATTTAATTCCCTATGCGAACCTTTTAGGGTTAATTATCTTTTTATTAGCTGCAATTACTGATTTTATTGACGGTTATGTGGCGCGAAAATATAATATGATTACTGATTTTGGAAAATTTATGGACCCGTTAGCGGATAAACTATTAGTAACAGCAGCTCTTTTAGTTTTACTAGAAAATGGTTTGATTTCAGGATGGGTTGTCTTTGTTATTTTAGCTCGTGAGTTTATTGTAACAGGATTTAGAACCATTGCAGCTTCAAAAGGTGTTGTTATTGCAGCGGGATGGCTAGGGAAGATTAAAACGGTTGTTCAATTTATGATGATTTCCACTTTATTGTTATTAAATTATCCATTTGAGATTTTCAACTGGCCGGTGGATCGAATTTTCATTGCATTAGCTGTTGTCTTAACAGTTGCCTCAGGTGTTGAATATATCTACAAAAATTTACATATTTTCGATGAAGCGAAGTAA
- the recA gene encoding recombinase RecA has translation MSNNREAALMQALKSIEKQYGKGSVMKLGEKTDTRIEVISSGSLALDSALGVGGYPRGRVIEIYGPESSGKTTFALHAIAEVQKSGGTAAFIDAEHALDPAYAAKLGVDTDELLVSQPDTGEQALEIAEALVRSGAIDILVVDSVAALVPRAEIEGEMGDSHVGLQARLMSQALRKLSGAINTTKTIAIFINQIREKVGIMFGNPEVTPGGRALKFYSTIRLEVRRGEAIKLGTDIVGNVAKIKVVKNKVAPPFKTVEVDVMYGEGVSKQGEILDLAVDYNIIEKSGSWYSYRGEKMGQGRENAKLFLKENPFIMEEIADLIRAELNIPTSGHEEIMIEE, from the coding sequence ATGAGTAATAATCGTGAAGCTGCGCTTATGCAAGCGTTGAAAAGTATTGAAAAGCAATACGGTAAAGGATCTGTCATGAAGTTAGGAGAAAAAACGGATACTCGAATAGAGGTTATTTCGTCGGGATCTTTAGCGTTAGACTCGGCCTTAGGTGTTGGTGGTTATCCTCGTGGACGTGTCATTGAAATTTATGGTCCAGAGAGTTCTGGTAAAACAACTTTTGCATTACATGCGATTGCAGAAGTACAAAAATCAGGTGGAACGGCAGCTTTTATTGATGCAGAGCATGCCCTTGATCCAGCTTATGCGGCAAAATTAGGTGTAGATACAGACGAGTTACTTGTTTCCCAACCAGATACTGGGGAACAGGCGTTAGAAATTGCCGAGGCTTTAGTTCGAAGTGGAGCTATTGATATTTTAGTTGTCGATTCAGTAGCGGCATTAGTTCCACGTGCGGAAATTGAAGGGGAGATGGGTGATTCGCATGTTGGATTACAGGCTCGCCTTATGTCACAGGCTTTACGTAAATTATCTGGAGCAATTAATACGACAAAGACAATTGCAATCTTTATTAACCAAATTCGTGAGAAAGTTGGAATTATGTTTGGTAACCCAGAAGTTACACCAGGTGGAAGAGCGTTAAAGTTCTATTCAACAATTAGACTTGAGGTGCGACGCGGTGAGGCGATTAAGCTTGGAACAGATATCGTCGGAAATGTTGCTAAGATTAAAGTTGTAAAAAATAAGGTAGCTCCTCCATTTAAAACAGTTGAGGTTGATGTGATGTACGGTGAAGGGGTATCTAAACAAGGTGAGATTCTCGATTTAGCGGTTGATTATAATATCATTGAAAAAAGCGGTTCTTGGTATTCTTATCGAGGAGAAAAGATGGGACAAGGACGTGAAAATGCTAAATTATTCCTTAAAGAAAATCCATTCATTATGGAAGAAATTGCAGACCTTATTCGAGCAGAATTGAATATTCCTACATCAGGACATGAGGAAATCATGATTGAGGAATAA
- a CDS encoding ISL3 family transposase has translation MSFIFCDASNGKLIDIVEDRRLSTLRTYFMRFSKAAREGVTHVVIDMYAPYMTLIKEVFPKAKIVLDKFHIVQLVSRALNKTRIRFMNQNKEFYNKFKHYWRLLLKAQEDLNATHYFYSNCFKKMISQQEIIDFLLALDPELKETYDFYQTVQQAIKLRNLEIFHHAIQHPSDLLSHEMKTALKTLTHYQDYVKNTIETPYTNGVLEGINNNIKVIKRIAFGYRSFYHFKARILIIHKYTFEQKKKRNQAV, from the coding sequence ATGTCCTTCATTTTTTGTGATGCGTCCAATGGAAAGCTAATTGATATCGTTGAAGACCGTCGCTTAAGTACACTAAGGACTTACTTTATGCGATTTTCTAAAGCAGCTCGTGAAGGTGTAACCCACGTCGTCATTGACATGTACGCCCCTTATATGACACTCATTAAAGAGGTATTCCCTAAGGCTAAGATTGTTTTAGATAAATTTCATATCGTTCAACTAGTCTCTCGTGCTCTTAATAAAACACGCATTCGTTTCATGAATCAAAATAAAGAGTTTTATAATAAATTCAAACATTATTGGCGACTTCTCTTAAAAGCCCAAGAAGATCTTAATGCCACTCATTACTTCTATTCCAACTGCTTCAAAAAGATGATCTCTCAACAAGAAATTATTGACTTTTTATTAGCCCTAGACCCTGAACTAAAGGAGACTTATGATTTCTACCAAACTGTCCAACAGGCTATTAAACTTCGTAACCTTGAAATATTTCATCATGCCATTCAACACCCCTCTGACCTGCTTTCACACGAAATGAAAACAGCTTTAAAAACACTCACTCATTATCAAGATTATGTCAAAAATACTATCGAAACTCCTTATACCAATGGAGTACTCGAAGGAATTAACAATAACATTAAAGTCATTAAACGTATTGCCTTCGGATACCGTAGTTTCTACCATTTCAAAGCAAGAATTTTGATTATTCATAAATACACTTTTGAACAAAAAAAGAAGAGGAACCAAGCCGTCTAA
- a CDS encoding transposase family protein gives MSHTNCISTLLDLKDKNITFSKNCIHETQIKNVRSKLILGTLSFQPTHCYHCGHSFDSNIIKHGFKTSRIKLVKISGFDAYLDLKKQRYKCRHCVRTFTLETSLVNPNCFISTPVKQAIFLEASHKKSETDIARELNVSHSTVNRVIHSSYEEQPLPFNSLPKVLCFDEFKSVKSAEGHLPCEACILHW, from the coding sequence ATGTCTCACACTAATTGTATCTCAACTTTACTTGATTTAAAAGATAAAAATATTACTTTTTCAAAAAATTGTATCCACGAAACTCAGATTAAGAATGTTCGTTCTAAACTTATTTTGGGAACTCTTTCTTTTCAACCGACTCATTGCTACCACTGTGGTCATTCTTTTGACTCAAATATCATTAAACACGGCTTCAAAACTTCACGTATTAAGCTAGTCAAAATTTCCGGATTTGATGCTTATCTAGACTTAAAAAAACAACGTTATAAATGCCGTCATTGTGTCCGAACATTTACCCTAGAAACATCTCTTGTTAACCCTAATTGTTTTATTTCCACTCCCGTAAAACAAGCCATCTTTTTAGAAGCTAGTCATAAGAAATCCGAAACAGATATTGCACGTGAGCTTAACGTTTCTCATTCAACCGTTAACCGCGTCATTCATTCTTCCTATGAAGAACAGCCGCTTCCCTTTAATTCTCTCCCAAAAGTTCTTTGTTTTGACGAGTTTAAGTCGGTTAAATCGGCCGAGGGTCACCTGCCATGCGAAGCATGTATCCTCCATTGGTAG
- the rny gene encoding ribonuclease Y — translation MSQIIISILLVGIGLVIGYFMRKKVYEAELERAQQTAAHIISKSEKEAESKKKEALLETKEEVQRLKVGAERDIKEKKTELVRLEERLVQREETIDRRILNLEKREMALEKKDEAIAEKQLELKELESKVEETLEGQRQKLIEISGLTMDEARDIIFKQVEDEMSHEVAKYIKEEEEKARLEADKKAKELIVLAIQKYASEQTSDYSVNVVNLPSDEMKGRIIGREGRNIRTIESLTGVDLIIDDTPEAVVLSCFDPIRREIARITLETLVQDGRIHPARIEEIVEKTRREVDLRIREYGENAVFEVGIGKVHPDLMKILGRLNYRTSYGQNVLKHSMEVAFLAGIIAAELGEDVKLAKRAGLLHDIGKAVDHEVEGSHVEIGIELATRYREHPVVIDGIASHHGDREPQSLIAVIVAAADTLSAARPGARSESLENYVKRLEQLENIACRFEGVEKAFAIQAGREVRVAVIPEQLDDVQAHQVARDIRQTIENELEYPGNIKITVIRETRAVETAR, via the coding sequence ATGTCACAAATTATCATCTCCATTTTGCTAGTAGGGATAGGGTTAGTTATTGGGTATTTTATGAGAAAAAAGGTGTATGAGGCTGAGTTAGAGAGAGCACAACAAACAGCTGCACATATTATCTCAAAATCTGAAAAAGAAGCGGAATCAAAGAAAAAAGAGGCACTTTTAGAAACAAAAGAAGAGGTCCAACGACTTAAAGTTGGTGCAGAACGTGACATTAAGGAGAAGAAGACGGAACTTGTACGCTTAGAGGAACGTTTAGTCCAGAGAGAGGAAACTATTGATCGCCGTATTTTGAATTTAGAGAAGCGTGAAATGGCACTTGAAAAGAAAGATGAAGCCATCGCTGAAAAACAACTCGAACTAAAAGAACTAGAAAGCAAAGTGGAAGAAACTTTAGAAGGGCAACGACAAAAGTTAATTGAAATCTCGGGATTAACCATGGATGAAGCCCGTGACATTATTTTTAAACAAGTTGAGGATGAGATGTCTCACGAGGTTGCGAAGTATATTAAAGAAGAGGAAGAGAAGGCGCGATTAGAAGCCGATAAAAAGGCGAAGGAATTAATTGTATTAGCCATTCAGAAATATGCTTCGGAACAGACAAGTGATTATAGTGTAAATGTTGTTAATTTACCTAGTGATGAAATGAAGGGACGTATTATTGGACGTGAGGGACGCAATATTCGTACGATTGAATCGTTAACAGGTGTGGATTTAATTATAGACGATACGCCAGAAGCGGTCGTTTTATCATGCTTTGATCCAATCCGACGTGAAATTGCTCGTATTACACTTGAGACCTTAGTTCAAGATGGGCGAATTCATCCAGCTCGAATTGAGGAAATCGTTGAAAAGACTCGTCGTGAAGTTGACTTGCGCATTCGCGAATATGGAGAAAATGCTGTATTTGAAGTTGGAATTGGTAAAGTTCATCCAGACTTGATGAAAATTTTAGGTCGACTTAATTACCGTACAAGTTATGGGCAAAATGTATTAAAGCACTCAATGGAGGTTGCATTTTTAGCTGGAATAATTGCTGCGGAGTTAGGGGAAGATGTTAAGTTAGCTAAACGAGCAGGATTATTGCACGATATTGGAAAAGCTGTTGACCATGAAGTTGAAGGTAGTCACGTTGAGATTGGAATAGAGTTAGCGACGCGTTATCGCGAACATCCAGTTGTCATCGATGGAATTGCATCGCATCATGGGGATCGTGAACCTCAAAGTTTAATTGCTGTCATTGTGGCAGCAGCCGATACATTATCTGCTGCTAGACCTGGAGCAAGAAGTGAATCATTAGAAAATTATGTGAAACGTTTGGAACAACTTGAAAACATTGCATGCCGTTTCGAAGGTGTTGAGAAGGCGTTTGCTATTCAAGCAGGACGTGAAGTTCGTGTCGCTGTTATTCCAGAACAATTAGATGATGTTCAAGCTCACCAAGTAGCTCGTGATATTCGTCAAACGATTGAAAATGAATTAGAATACCCTGGAAATATTAAAATAACAGTAATTCGTGAAACACGTGCTGTTGAAACCGCAAGATAA
- a CDS encoding TIGR00282 family metallophosphoesterase: MKILFIGDIYGSLGREMIKEKLPKIKEKYKPHFIIANGENICHGKGINEKYYKFLLEQGVNVITLGNHTWDNRSVFDFIDDTDKLIRPANFPDSNPGKGLTFVKFNAYEVAVISIQGRTFMPMSNCPFEKVDKLIEEAKKRTNIIFVDFHAEATSEKVAMGYFLDGRASAVVGTHTHVPTADERVLAKGTAYITDVGMTGPLDGVIGVERENVINKFITGLPIRFNALEQGAAQLNAVLVDINEKTGKATAIERINLKKESAF; the protein is encoded by the coding sequence ATGAAAATTTTATTTATTGGAGATATTTATGGATCGTTGGGACGAGAAATGATTAAGGAGAAACTACCTAAAATTAAGGAGAAATACAAACCTCATTTTATTATTGCTAATGGTGAGAATATTTGTCATGGAAAAGGGATTAATGAAAAGTACTATAAATTCTTACTTGAACAAGGGGTTAATGTTATTACGCTTGGAAATCATACATGGGATAATCGTTCGGTCTTTGATTTTATTGACGATACAGATAAATTGATTCGTCCGGCTAATTTTCCAGATTCTAACCCGGGTAAGGGGTTAACTTTTGTTAAGTTTAATGCCTACGAGGTAGCGGTAATTTCTATTCAGGGGCGTACTTTTATGCCGATGAGTAATTGTCCATTTGAAAAGGTAGATAAGTTGATTGAAGAGGCTAAAAAGCGCACGAATATTATATTTGTTGATTTTCATGCAGAGGCAACAAGTGAAAAGGTAGCGATGGGGTATTTTTTAGATGGACGTGCTAGTGCCGTTGTCGGGACGCATACCCATGTGCCAACGGCAGATGAGCGAGTTTTAGCTAAAGGAACGGCCTATATTACGGACGTTGGAATGACTGGACCTTTAGACGGAGTAATTGGGGTTGAACGTGAAAATGTTATTAATAAGTTTATAACAGGGCTTCCTATTCGTTTCAATGCTCTTGAACAAGGAGCGGCACAACTAAATGCTGTCTTAGTAGATATTAACGAAAAGACTGGGAAAGCTACTGCAATTGAGCGTATCAATTTGAAAAAAGAATCTGCTTTTTAA
- a CDS encoding stage V sporulation protein S yields MEVLKVSSKSNPNSVAGALANAFRERGLVEIQAIGAGALNQAVKAIAIARGYVAPTGKDLICIPAFTDILIDGEERTAIKLIVESRQ; encoded by the coding sequence ATGGAAGTATTAAAAGTATCATCAAAATCAAATCCAAATTCAGTTGCGGGAGCATTAGCTAATGCATTTCGTGAGAGAGGGCTTGTTGAAATTCAAGCAATTGGGGCAGGAGCATTAAATCAAGCAGTGAAGGCTATTGCTATCGCTCGAGGATATGTAGCTCCAACAGGTAAAGATTTAATTTGTATTCCAGCGTTTACGGATATCTTAATTGATGGAGAAGAACGCACGGCGATTAAATTAATTGTGGAATCACGCCAGTAG